The genomic window CCCGGCAGAAATCCACTGCTCCATGCGCGCGCGTTCCAGCACATCGGCGGGCTGCAGGGCCTTACCCTCATAGGCTTCATCGATATAGCGGCAGATCGCCATGCTTTCCCACAGCGTCACCTTGCCGTCGGTGAACACTGGGATCTTGCCGAACGGATGCAGCTTGCGATGGTCAGGGGAGCCCAACGCCCCCACCGTTCCATCACCGACCTGACCCAGCTCATAGTCCAGACCCTTCTCATGCGCCGCCATACGAACCGTCCGGACAAAAGACGATGCCGCCGCTCCATATATGATGATCGTCATATTATAACTCCTGCTTCTACCATGTGCATGCCCCGCTTTGCGTTTGCCAAGACACACCTCTCCCGTTAGCAGCCGGGCACCCCGACCGCTCCGCCACCGGTTTGACCAAAGATCAACCGGCGATCAGCTCTTGAATTGTCGTCTCACGTCGCAGCTCAGGCAGCCAGCAGGTCTGCCAGATGCTGCAGGCTGTGGGCCCAGCCGCCATTGAAGCCGTCGCGCAGCTCCAGATTGGCAAAGCCCGTGTGCAACAGGTGAAGGCGCGTGCCCTCGCCCTGTTCCGTCAAAGTCAGTGTCAGCACCGTGGAGCGGCTTGAGCCGTCATCGAAGGTGCGGGTGAACTCAATGACCAGTTTTTCAGGCGGCGACAGCTCGATGATCTTGCCGCGCATGGAAAAGTCTTCGCCGTTTTCGCCCGACATATGGACGATGTAGCGGCCACCGACTTTTGCATCGACTTCCGCACCGTCCACCATGTTGACCGCAGGGCCCCACCACTGGGCCACCTGCTCAGGGACCGTCAGCGCTTCAAAGACGCGTGCGCGCGGCGCATCAAGGTCGCGATGCATGTCGATCTTGAGGATTTCGTCGAGGTCTTCGCGGTCGGCAGATGCCATATCAACTTGTGCGCCGGTATTTTTAGACATGCGAGTGCTCCTGAAAATCCGCTGCTATTTCTTTGTGGTCTTGGGACGCTTGCCACCGGGCCGCGGGGGCGTCCCTTTCGAAGGCGATGACTTGAGAAAGGCTTCCAGCGCATCCAGCTTCTCGTCCCAGAACTGCCGGTACCGGTCGACCCAGTCCGAGGCCCGCTTGAGCGCCGCCGGGTCCAGATGACAGATGCGCTGCTGCGCCTTCTTCTCACGCCGGATCATGCCAGCATCTTCCAGCACCTTGAGGTGCCGCGAGATGGCCGGGCCGGAAATATCAAACCCGTCACCCAACTCACCGGCGGGCGCAGGTCCGTCCGCCAGACGCTCGAGGATCGCCCGGCGCGTCGGGTCTGCCAGCGCCTGGAAGGCAGCAGAAAGATGATCAGGACCCGACGGGTCGGAAGGGAAGGCAGGCGGGGTCATATTTAGCCAATCCGTTATTTAACGTGATTGTTAAATAGCACCACTGCCGCGGACCGTCAAGAGGCCAAAGCTGTAATCAGGTTTTAACCGCCACAAAAAGATAGCGATTGAGCGAAAAGAAATACTGCCCGTTGGCACCCATCGCCCTGAGGTCATCGGCCCAGGCCTGTGCCTCGTCTTCACTGACGCCATCGCGCCCGGACACGAACCCCTGAATGCCCTTCATGATGCCCACAGAATAGCTGTGCGGGTTCCAGTCCGGATTGAACATGGGGATCAACTCGCGACGGGTGACCTTCAGGCCGGCCTGATGGAGAAGATGCGGCAGCTTGCGCGGCAGATGCGGGTCCACCAGATGCGCGTCCCACACCTTGAGTATCCTGTCCATCCGCTCCCGGTTGGAGGAATTCCAGACGATCGAATCCCAGTCCGTATCCAGAATGACAATGCGGCCACCGGGCTTGAGCACCCGCTTCGCCTCATGCAATGCCGCCCCCATGTCGGAGACGTATTCATAGACCTGCGTCGACACGACCACGTCGACGCTCTCATTGGCCATGGGGATTTGTTCAGCCTCCCCATGCTCCACGGCTACCCACGGCATGTCCGCGCAGCGCCTGGCGGACATTTCCACCATGGGCCGCGACATGTCGATGCCGGTGACGCTGCCGTCCTTGGTCACAGCCTTGCCCATGTCATGCAGGAGAAGGCCAGGGCCGACACCAATGTCGAGCGCGTCCATGCCCGGTCGCAAAGCCATGGCCGCCATCACATGGGTCCGCTGCCCCACAACATCCGGCGTCAGATACATCTCTTCAATGGCTTTCGCCGCGCGCTCATCAAAATCGATCATGTCGGACATGCAGTTTCTCTCCCGGTATCGCTCTCAGTCACACTCTGCAGTGAAGCGAGTTGTTTGCGGAATGATACAGGTCAGGCAGCTTCAGGTCTGCCCTTAGCCATCCAGCTGCCGCATGCTGACAATATGCATGGCCGCAAATCCGATGGCGGATGCGACAAAGACAAGCACTGCGGACATGCCAAACGCCCACGCTTCGCCAGTAAAGACAAACTTCGCAACATTGAAGCCCGCAAAGAGGTAGAGGGCCAATACCGACGCGATGACAGCGGCATATCGGGGATAGCTCCCATGACGACCAAGCACAAAATCAAGCATTGCTTCTCCCCTTAGAACTGCGGCTTGAGCACGGCAAGCACCACCGCAAGAACACCAAAGAAGACGATCGGCCAGGTGACGCTGACCAGAAACCGCCAATGCATCTCGACGTCACGCTCATAGGCTTCCATGTCACCAGCATGACGGTGGCGCGCCTTGTTGCCACCAAAGTGCGACAGGTAGTAGTCCATGATTTCAATCGGCAGGAAGATGCCGAACACGATCAGCATCTTGAAAACAAACCAGTCGCTTTCAGCGCCATAGCCCGTGACAAGCCACAGCACCGGCCCGGTAATCATGATGACGGGGAAAGCCACGTGCTCAAGCACCACGCCTTTATCAAACCGCTCAATCGCCAGATTGCGCATGGCAATGGCCTGGGCATCATTGGGACTTGCGCGCCACGCCTGAAAGGCAGGAACCAGATAATTCTGATAAGCCACCGCCGTGCTGAACAGCCACACCATGACCGCAAG from Candidatus Phaeomarinobacter ectocarpi includes these protein-coding regions:
- a CDS encoding SRPBCC family protein, whose protein sequence is MSKNTGAQVDMASADREDLDEILKIDMHRDLDAPRARVFEALTVPEQVAQWWGPAVNMVDGAEVDAKVGGRYIVHMSGENGEDFSMRGKIIELSPPEKLVIEFTRTFDDGSSRSTVLTLTLTEQGEGTRLHLLHTGFANLELRDGFNGGWAHSLQHLADLLAA
- a CDS encoding ArsR/SmtB family transcription factor; amino-acid sequence: MTPPAFPSDPSGPDHLSAAFQALADPTRRAILERLADGPAPAGELGDGFDISGPAISRHLKVLEDAGMIRREKKAQQRICHLDPAALKRASDWVDRYRQFWDEKLDALEAFLKSSPSKGTPPRPGGKRPKTTKK
- a CDS encoding methyltransferase domain-containing protein encodes the protein MSDMIDFDERAAKAIEEMYLTPDVVGQRTHVMAAMALRPGMDALDIGVGPGLLLHDMGKAVTKDGSVTGIDMSRPMVEMSARRCADMPWVAVEHGEAEQIPMANESVDVVVSTQVYEYVSDMGAALHEAKRVLKPGGRIVILDTDWDSIVWNSSNRERMDRILKVWDAHLVDPHLPRKLPHLLHQAGLKVTRRELIPMFNPDWNPHSYSVGIMKGIQGFVSGRDGVSEDEAQAWADDLRAMGANGQYFFSLNRYLFVAVKT